In Kaistella faecalis, a genomic segment contains:
- a CDS encoding plastocyanin/azurin family copper-binding protein gives MKKLKQLSVVAIAGMMMVACGQNKTEEQVSSTPETETVTSAEEPAASQDQDTIEVALNAEDTMKFDKSEIKVPAGKLIRLTLHHVGKLPKSSMGHNFVLLKQGTDVTAFATKAVQEGKAPDFEVPESLLPEVIAHTKTIGGGESVTIEFTAPEKGTYDFICSFPGHAAMMNGKLIVE, from the coding sequence ATGAAAAAATTAAAACAACTCTCAGTAGTAGCAATTGCAGGTATGATGATGGTAGCCTGCGGACAGAATAAAACCGAAGAGCAGGTAAGTTCAACTCCTGAAACCGAAACAGTAACCTCAGCAGAGGAACCCGCCGCCTCGCAGGACCAGGATACCATAGAAGTTGCCCTGAACGCTGAAGACACGATGAAATTCGATAAGAGCGAAATTAAAGTTCCGGCAGGGAAACTCATCCGTCTCACTTTACACCATGTTGGTAAACTTCCAAAATCTTCAATGGGTCACAATTTTGTATTGCTGAAACAAGGTACTGATGTTACCGCGTTTGCCACCAAAGCCGTACAGGAAGGAAAAGCGCCTGATTTTGAAGTCCCCGAAAGTTTGTTACCCGAAGTTATTGCACATACCAAAACCATTGGTGGCGGAGAAAGCGTAACGATTGAGTTTACGGCGCCTGAAAAAGGCACTTATGATTTTATTTGCTCATTCCCGGGAC
- a CDS encoding helix-turn-helix transcriptional regulator, producing MKKSVTDRILMILKGRGEISVATLAMELGITKEGARLHLLKLTEMDLVKNIQKNVGVGRPVTYHSLSQKGLSKFPNTHATVTVELLRSVKKLLGENAVDLMINDRENQVYERYEQQTQHSKTMEERLEHLSKIRSEEGYMAEWKTENGEYFFIQNHCPIGAAAAECHGFCDAELSNFKKLIGNGFQIERVQHIRSGEHRCIYKIF from the coding sequence ATGAAAAAAAGTGTTACCGATCGGATTTTAATGATTTTAAAAGGACGCGGCGAGATTTCTGTTGCTACTCTGGCTATGGAACTGGGAATAACCAAGGAGGGTGCCCGGTTACATCTCCTGAAACTGACAGAAATGGATTTGGTTAAAAACATCCAGAAAAATGTAGGCGTAGGCAGGCCGGTTACTTATCATTCTTTATCTCAGAAAGGACTTTCAAAATTCCCCAATACTCATGCCACGGTAACTGTAGAACTGCTGCGTTCTGTAAAAAAACTCTTGGGTGAAAATGCGGTAGATTTAATGATCAATGATCGTGAAAACCAGGTTTACGAACGGTATGAACAGCAAACACAGCACAGCAAAACCATGGAAGAACGGCTGGAGCATCTCAGCAAAATACGTTCAGAAGAAGGCTATATGGCAGAATGGAAGACCGAAAACGGGGAATACTTTTTTATACAGAACCATTGTCCGATTGGTGCGGCTGCTGCAGAATGCCATGGGTTTTGCGATGCCGAATTATCAAATTTCAAAAAGTTGATTGGAAACGGATTTCAAATTGAAAGGGTACAGCATATCCGGTCCGGGGAACATCGCTGCATCTACAAAATTTTTTAA